The following nucleotide sequence is from Flavimarina sp. Hel_I_48.
GGTGAGGGTAAGGTACATCCGGTTGTAATCGATAAGGTAACCATCTGATTGAATGATATTTGAATTTGTAACCGCATTTTGAACAGTAGTGGGGCTTATTCCCAGGTTTTTTAGGATTTCCGGTTTCAGTATGATCTGGTATTCTTTGTCCTTTCCGCCAATGATAGCAACGTCCGACACTCCTGGGGTGGCACTTAAATAGGGTCGCACTTGATATTTGGCAATTACCTTCAGATCGACCTGAGACAAGTCACCTTCCAGCGAATAGCCCATAACCGGAAGTATGGAAGGGTTCATTTTTTCGACCGAAAAATTGGTGTTGGGCAAAATGTCCCCTTTGGCTTGGCCAATAAAAGATTCTATCTGTGAACGAGCAACATCAATATCCATATCCCAGTTAAGGAATACCGAAATTTCCGTACTTCCCCTAGAAGTGGTGCTCCTTATGTAGCTGAGCCCCTGCGTTCTCCTTAACGCATTTTCCAGGGGGATGGTCACGGCCGCCATCATCTTATCCACCGGTTGTTGTCCAGAATCAGCTATCACCTTGATCTTTGGAAAGGTGATATTGGGGAAAAGTCCGGTCTTTAGGTTTTGGTAGGTGAAAAATCCACCGGCAAGCAGCAGTATTCCTAAGGCAAGCAGGGGGAACTTATAACTGTTGAGCCTGTTTTTCATTGTCGCATGATTTTGACCTTGGTGGAATCCTGCATCTGGTAGCTGCCCTCGGTTACCACGCGATCACCAAGTTTCACGTTTGAAGACTTGATCTGTACCACGGAATCATTTTGCAGCAATGGGATAACCTCTTGCTTTGTTGCCAGGGAATCATCAACGATCTTCATCACCCAGAAATCGGTCATCAGCTCATTAGTCTGCAATGCCTGTTGCGGAACGGCAAGTGCAGTACTGTCCTGCTTTACTATGGTTCTTACATTAACGTTGAGGCCTTCGGGCAGGTTGGCATTGGGCATTGCGATAAGGAAGGTCTGTGTCTGGTCAACGGAATCGATCACGGGCAACATTCCGGTAACCCTTGCATCAACGGATGCACCTTCTGGTAAAATTACCTGACACCTCGTTCCCAGCGCCATACCTTTTTTTTGATCAAAGGGAACGTTCACTTTGACCACCAGTGTTTCGGGCTGGGTTATTACCGCCAGTATATCGCCTTCGGCAACATAATCGCCCTTTACCACATTGAGCTGTGTAAGGGTGCCGGATGCATTGGAAGTTATGCGCAATGGCTTTGTGAATTGTGCCAGGGAACTATCAATACTCACGGCATCCGCAAGTGCGGCCTGCTCCTTGGTGTGTAGCGTGGCAAAGGTAGCTCCCCGGCGGATACCGGCCCCGCGGCCATAGGGCAGATAGGTCACATAGCCGGTGACCTGGCTGCGCAGGTTCTCTTTTT
It contains:
- a CDS encoding efflux RND transporter periplasmic adaptor subunit, whose amino-acid sequence is MRLLNSMGFIPLLSIMLLFMVSCNDGNGTPPLSVKAAIDVRAATVEVTNIKEYREYNGVTQYQKKENLRSQVTGYVTYLPYGRGAGIRRGATFATLHTKEQAALADAVSIDSSLAQFTKPLRITSNASGTLTQLNVVKGDYVAEGDILAVITQPETLVVKVNVPFDQKKGMALGTRCQVILPEGASVDARVTGMLPVIDSVDQTQTFLIAMPNANLPEGLNVNVRTIVKQDSTALAVPQQALQTNELMTDFWVMKIVDDSLATKQEVIPLLQNDSVVQIKSSNVKLGDRVVTEGSYQMQDSTKVKIMRQ